The proteins below come from a single Vanacampus margaritifer isolate UIUO_Vmar chromosome 10, RoL_Vmar_1.0, whole genome shotgun sequence genomic window:
- the fgf4 gene encoding LOW QUALITY PROTEIN: fibroblast growth factor 4 (The sequence of the model RefSeq protein was modified relative to this genomic sequence to represent the inferred CDS: substituted 1 base at 1 genomic stop codon), whose amino-acid sequence MGHQDRSWDKREVTAVDGEYLRGIKRIRRLYXNVGIDFHIQVLPNGKITGVHSENTYSLLEISPVERGVLTLFGVISHLFIAMTDKGKLYGSGHYSDECKFKESLLDNNYNAYESAAHPGMYIGLSKTGKPKRENQISPSMAMAHFLPRI is encoded by the exons ATGGGACACCAAGACAGATCCTGGGACAAGAGAGAGGTCACTGCTGTAGATGGAGAATATCTCAGGGGGATCAAGAGAATTCGAAGACTCTACTGAAATGTGGGCATCGATTTTCACATACAAGTTTTACCAAATGGGAAGATCACAGGTGTGCATAGTGAGAACACATACA GCCTTCTTGAAATTTCTCCTGTGGAGAGAGGAGTTCTGACTTTGTTTGGAGTTATAAGTCATCTCTTCATTGCCATGACTGACAAAGGGAAACTATATGGCTCG GGTCACTACAGTGACGAATGCAAGTTCAAGGAAAGCCTCCTGGACAACAATTATAATGCATACGAATCAGCAGCGCACCCTGGCATGTACATTGGTCTCAGCAAGACTGGCAAACCCAAAAGAGAAAACCAGATCTCACCCTCCATGGCCATGGCACACTTTCTTCCAAGGATTTGA